The proteins below are encoded in one region of Fusobacterium massiliense:
- a CDS encoding galactokinase, which translates to MIIKLTEHFKEIFKQDDNIESFFSPGRVNLIGEHTDYNGGFVFPCALDFGTYAIVRQREDKNFRMYSENFEDLGIIEFNLDNLVYDKKDDWANYPKGVIKTFLDKGFKVPNGFDVLFFGNIPNGAGLSSSASIEVLTAVILKSLFNLDIDMVEMVKYCQIAENKFIGVNSGIMDQFAVGMGKKDNAILLDCNTLNFTYVPVKLKDMSIVIANTNKKRGLADSKYNERRSSCEEAVAVLNKNGVNIKYLGELTVEEFNKVKHFIKDEEQLKRATHAVTENERAKVAVEFLKKDDIKTFGELMNKSHISLRDDYEVTGLELDSLVEAAWEEVGTVGARMTGAGFGGCTVSIVKNSEVDNFIKNVGKKYKEKTGLEASFYIANIGDGARKL; encoded by the coding sequence ATGATAATAAAATTAACAGAACACTTTAAAGAGATTTTTAAACAAGATGACAATATTGAAAGTTTTTTCTCTCCAGGTAGAGTAAACCTAATTGGAGAACATACAGATTACAATGGTGGTTTTGTTTTCCCTTGTGCCTTAGATTTTGGTACTTATGCCATCGTTAGACAAAGAGAAGATAAAAATTTTAGAATGTACTCTGAAAATTTTGAAGATTTAGGAATTATCGAATTTAATTTAGATAATTTAGTTTATGATAAAAAAGACGATTGGGCTAACTATCCAAAAGGTGTTATAAAAACTTTCTTAGATAAAGGATTTAAAGTTCCAAATGGTTTTGATGTACTATTCTTTGGAAATATACCTAATGGAGCAGGACTTTCATCTTCAGCTTCAATCGAAGTTTTAACTGCTGTTATCTTAAAATCTCTATTTAATTTAGATATAGATATGGTAGAAATGGTTAAATATTGCCAAATTGCAGAAAATAAATTCATTGGAGTTAACTCTGGAATTATGGATCAATTTGCCGTTGGAATGGGGAAAAAAGATAATGCTATCTTGCTTGATTGCAACACATTGAACTTTACTTATGTACCTGTAAAATTAAAAGATATGTCTATTGTTATTGCAAACACTAACAAAAAAAGAGGTTTAGCTGATTCTAAATATAATGAGAGAAGAAGCTCTTGTGAAGAAGCTGTTGCTGTTTTAAATAAAAATGGAGTTAATATTAAATACTTAGGTGAATTAACTGTTGAAGAATTTAATAAAGTTAAACATTTCATTAAAGATGAAGAACAATTGAAAAGAGCAACTCATGCTGTAACAGAAAATGAAAGGGCTAAAGTTGCTGTTGAGTTCTTAAAAAAAGATGATATAAAAACATTTGGAGAACTTATGAATAAATCTCATATTTCTTTAAGAGATGACTATGAAGTTACAGGTTTAGAACTAGATTCTCTTGTTGAAGCAGCATGGGAAGAAGTTGGAACTGTTGGTGCTCGTATGACTGGAGCTGGTTTTGGAGGTTGTACAGTAAGTATAGTAAAAAATTCTGAAGTTGATAATTTTATAAAAAATGTTGGTAAAAAGTATAAAGAAAAAACTGGATTAGAAGCAAGTTTCTACATTGCAAATATTGGTGATGGAGCTAGAAAACTTTAA
- a CDS encoding short-chain fatty acid transporter: MENIKEKKGIFKKFTSMCVGIMEKYLPDPFIFCALLTFVVFLGAWFLTSSSFLDVIKYWVDGFWSLLSFSMQMALVLVTGHALASSNLFKKMLSTFASGIKGPKQAIWVISIVSAIACILNWGFGLVIGALFAKEIAKKVKGVDYRLLIASAYTGFLVWHGGLSGSIPLQLASGNGESLAQQTAGAVTAAIPTSETMFSPMNIYIVVGLLIIVPLLNVAMFPSKDEVVEVDQRLLAEPVEEVLDKSKMTPAEKLENSRIVSILLAIMGFTYIIQYLITKGFALNLNLVNFIFLFLGILLHGTPKRYLNALAEAVKGAAGILLQFPFYAGIMGIMVGADANGISLARLMSDFFVNISTERTFPVFSFISAGVVNFFVPSGGGQWAVQAPIVMPAGQAIGVSAAKSAMAIAWGDAWTNMIQPFWALPALGIAGLGAKDIMGYCLIVTVVSGIFICTGFLLF, from the coding sequence ATGGAAAATATTAAAGAAAAAAAAGGAATTTTTAAGAAATTCACATCTATGTGTGTGGGTATAATGGAAAAGTATTTACCTGATCCATTTATATTTTGTGCATTATTAACATTCGTAGTGTTTTTAGGAGCTTGGTTTTTAACAAGTTCATCATTCCTTGATGTTATAAAATATTGGGTAGATGGATTTTGGTCATTATTAAGTTTTTCAATGCAAATGGCGTTAGTTTTGGTAACTGGACATGCTCTTGCTAGTTCAAATTTATTCAAAAAAATGTTATCAACATTTGCATCTGGAATTAAAGGACCTAAACAAGCTATTTGGGTAATATCAATAGTGTCTGCTATAGCTTGTATTTTAAACTGGGGATTTGGACTTGTTATCGGAGCTTTATTTGCAAAAGAAATTGCTAAGAAAGTTAAAGGAGTAGATTACAGACTTCTTATAGCATCAGCTTATACAGGATTCTTAGTATGGCACGGAGGACTTTCTGGTTCAATTCCATTACAACTTGCAAGTGGAAACGGAGAAAGTTTAGCACAACAAACTGCTGGTGCAGTTACTGCAGCTATTCCTACAAGTGAAACAATGTTTTCACCAATGAATATATATATAGTTGTTGGACTTTTAATTATAGTTCCTCTATTAAATGTTGCAATGTTTCCTTCTAAAGATGAAGTTGTTGAAGTTGACCAAAGACTTTTAGCAGAACCTGTTGAAGAAGTTTTAGACAAATCTAAAATGACTCCTGCTGAAAAATTAGAAAATAGTAGAATAGTTTCTATACTTTTAGCTATTATGGGATTCACTTATATTATTCAATATTTAATAACTAAAGGTTTTGCTTTAAACTTAAATCTAGTAAACTTTATATTCTTATTTTTAGGAATACTTTTACATGGTACTCCAAAAAGATACTTGAATGCACTAGCTGAAGCTGTTAAGGGTGCTGCTGGAATATTACTTCAATTCCCATTTTATGCAGGTATTATGGGAATAATGGTTGGAGCAGATGCAAACGGAATTTCTCTTGCAAGACTAATGTCAGATTTCTTCGTAAACATTTCAACTGAAAGAACTTTCCCAGTATTCTCATTTATTAGTGCTGGTGTAGTTAATTTCTTTGTTCCATCTGGTGGAGGACAATGGGCAGTTCAAGCTCCTATCGTTATGCCTGCTGGTCAAGCAATCGGAGTTTCTGCAGCTAAATCTGCAATGGCTATTGCTTGGGGAGATGCTTGGACAAATATGATACAACCGTTCTGGGCTTTACCTGCTTTAGGTATTGCTGGACTAGGTGCTAAAGATATTATGGGATATTGCTTAATTGTAACAGTAGTTTCTGGTATCTTTATTTGTACTGGTTTCTTATTATTTTAA
- a CDS encoding CoA transferase subunit A: MKQKLVSMEEAISHIKDGMTIHVGGFLACGTPESIITALIEKGVKDLTIVCNDTAFVDRGIGRLVVNNQVKKVIASHIGTNPETGEKMHDGTMEVELVPQGTLAERVRAAGCGLGGVLTPTGLGTVVQEGKEIIEVDGRKFLLEKPIKADVAIIFGTTVDELGNVICAKTTKNFNPLMATAADVVIVEAAELVPGGSLDPDHLDISRIFVDYIVKSN; encoded by the coding sequence ATGAAGCAAAAATTAGTTTCAATGGAAGAAGCAATATCTCATATTAAAGATGGAATGACTATTCATGTTGGTGGTTTCTTAGCTTGTGGAACTCCTGAATCAATTATAACAGCTCTTATTGAAAAAGGTGTTAAAGATTTAACAATAGTTTGTAACGATACAGCTTTTGTTGATAGAGGAATTGGAAGACTTGTTGTAAATAACCAAGTTAAAAAAGTTATAGCTAGTCATATAGGTACTAACCCTGAAACAGGGGAAAAAATGCATGATGGAACAATGGAAGTTGAACTTGTGCCTCAAGGAACTCTTGCAGAAAGAGTTAGAGCTGCAGGTTGTGGACTAGGTGGAGTTTTAACTCCAACAGGTCTTGGAACTGTTGTTCAAGAAGGAAAAGAAATTATTGAAGTTGATGGAAGAAAATTCTTATTAGAAAAACCTATAAAGGCTGATGTTGCTATTATATTCGGAACAACAGTTGATGAACTAGGAAATGTTATCTGTGCTAAGACAACTAAAAACTTTAATCCATTAATGGCAACTGCTGCTGATGTAGTTATAGTTGAAGCTGCTGAATTAGTTCCTGGTGGTTCATTAGATCCTGATCATTTAGATATATCAAGAATATTCGTAGACTATATAGTAAAAAGTAATTAA
- a CDS encoding 3-oxoacid CoA-transferase subunit B → MEMDKNLVREVIAKRVAQEFHDGYVVNLGIGLPTLVANYVGDMDVIFQSENGCIGAGPAPEKGKEDKYLTNAGGGFITAAKGAMFFDSAYSFGIIRGGHVDATVLGALEVDEKGNIANWMIPGKKVPGMGGAMDLVVGAKHVIVAMEHTSNGAVKILKECKLPLTAVGVVNMIITEKAVFEVTDKGLVLTEISEYSSLEDIKASTEADFIVAENLKK, encoded by the coding sequence ATGGAAATGGATAAAAATTTAGTTAGAGAAGTTATTGCAAAAAGAGTTGCTCAAGAATTTCATGATGGATATGTTGTAAACTTAGGAATAGGACTACCTACATTAGTTGCTAACTATGTTGGTGATATGGATGTTATTTTTCAAAGTGAAAATGGTTGTATAGGTGCTGGGCCTGCTCCAGAAAAAGGTAAGGAAGACAAATATCTAACAAATGCTGGAGGTGGATTTATTACAGCTGCTAAAGGAGCTATGTTCTTTGATTCTGCTTATTCATTTGGAATAATAAGAGGAGGGCATGTTGATGCTACTGTACTTGGAGCATTAGAAGTTGATGAAAAAGGAAACATTGCTAACTGGATGATACCTGGTAAAAAAGTTCCAGGAATGGGTGGAGCAATGGATCTAGTTGTAGGAGCTAAACATGTTATAGTTGCTATGGAACATACATCAAATGGTGCTGTAAAAATATTAAAAGAATGTAAATTACCTCTAACAGCTGTTGGTGTTGTAAATATGATAATTACTGAAAAAGCTGTGTTTGAAGTAACTGACAAAGGTTTAGTTTTAACTGAAATTTCAGAATATTCATCTTTAGAAGATATCAAAGCTTCTACTGAAGCTGACTTTATTGTTGCAGAAAATTTAAAAAAATAA
- a CDS encoding N-glycosylase/DNA lyase translates to MKKNEYFKEIEKIYKEKKSDFKKRLQEFRDTWNKGTNKDIHLELSFCILTPQSKALNAWQAITNLKENNLIFTGSAEEMVEYLNIVRFKNNKSKFLVALREQMTKNGEIVTKDFFSSIPTTFEKREWIVKNIKGMSYKEAGHFLRNVGFGSEVAILDRHILRNLVKLEVIDEIPKTLSPKIYLEIEKKMKEYCDFVKIPMDEMDLLLWYKEAGVIFK, encoded by the coding sequence ATGAAAAAAAATGAATACTTTAAAGAAATAGAAAAAATTTATAAAGAAAAAAAATCTGATTTTAAAAAAAGACTTCAAGAATTTAGAGATACTTGGAATAAGGGAACAAATAAAGATATACATTTAGAACTATCTTTCTGTATACTTACCCCTCAATCTAAGGCTCTAAATGCTTGGCAAGCCATAACTAATTTGAAAGAAAATAACTTGATTTTCACTGGTTCAGCTGAAGAAATGGTTGAGTATTTGAATATAGTCAGATTTAAAAATAATAAATCAAAATTTTTAGTTGCTTTAAGAGAGCAAATGACTAAAAATGGAGAGATTGTAACAAAAGATTTCTTTTCATCTATTCCAACAACATTTGAAAAAAGGGAATGGATAGTTAAAAATATCAAAGGCATGTCATATAAAGAAGCTGGACACTTCTTAAGAAATGTTGGTTTTGGAAGTGAAGTAGCTATTTTAGATAGACATATTCTAAGAAATCTTGTGAAACTTGAAGTTATTGATGAAATTCCAAAAACTTTAAGTCCTAAAATTTATCTTGAAATTGAAAAGAAGATGAAAGAATATTGTGATTTTGTTAAAATTCCAATGGACGAGATGGACTTATTACTTTGGTATAAAGAAGCTGGAGTTATTTTTAAATAG
- the nagE gene encoding N-acetylglucosamine-specific PTS transporter subunit IIBC, which yields MFNYLQKIGKALMVPVAVLPAAAIMLGIGYWIDPTGWGANSQLAAFLIKAGAAIIDNMPILFAVGVAFGLSKDKHGAAALTGLVAFEVVTTLLSTGAIAQITGTPIEEVPAAFGKINNQFIGILCGVVSGEIYNRFYQIQLPNFLAFFSGKRAVPIITSVVMIVVSFILTYIWPVVFSALVSFGTAVAKLGPVGAGIYGFFNRLLIPVGLHHALNSVFWFNVAGINDIGRFWGDPNMAYTDLPELLQGTYHVGMYQAGFFPVMMFGLLGACVAFVQTSKPKNRAKILSIMLAAGFTSFFTGVTEPIEFAFMFVAPILYLLHAVLTGVSLFLAASFNWIAGFSFSGGFIDFFLSLKNPNANSPFMLIILGIVLFVVYYFVFLFTIRIFNLKTPGREDSDEEVKEAETIKGTNVELAAALLPLLGGKENIVEVDNCTTRLRLKVKDSAIINEKEIKKLVPGVLKPSKEAVQVIVGPQVEFVATELKNLV from the coding sequence ATGTTCAATTATTTACAAAAAATTGGTAAAGCATTAATGGTTCCAGTTGCTGTATTGCCTGCTGCGGCTATTATGCTTGGTATTGGTTATTGGATAGATCCAACTGGTTGGGGGGCTAACAGCCAACTTGCAGCTTTCTTAATTAAAGCTGGAGCAGCTATTATAGACAATATGCCTATTCTATTTGCAGTTGGTGTTGCTTTTGGTCTTTCTAAAGACAAACATGGAGCAGCTGCTCTTACTGGACTTGTTGCTTTTGAAGTGGTAACTACTCTTTTATCAACTGGTGCTATTGCTCAAATCACAGGTACTCCAATAGAAGAAGTTCCAGCAGCTTTTGGAAAGATAAATAACCAATTTATCGGTATTCTTTGTGGTGTTGTTTCTGGAGAAATTTATAACAGATTCTATCAAATACAACTACCTAATTTCTTAGCTTTCTTTAGTGGAAAAAGAGCTGTACCTATCATTACATCAGTTGTTATGATAGTTGTATCTTTCATACTAACTTATATTTGGCCAGTAGTTTTCTCTGCTCTAGTAAGTTTTGGAACAGCAGTTGCAAAATTAGGTCCTGTTGGAGCTGGAATTTATGGTTTCTTCAATAGACTTTTAATTCCTGTAGGTCTACACCATGCTTTGAACTCTGTATTCTGGTTCAATGTTGCAGGTATAAATGATATTGGTAGATTCTGGGGAGATCCTAACATGGCTTACACTGATTTACCTGAACTTTTACAAGGAACTTACCACGTAGGAATGTATCAAGCTGGTTTCTTCCCTGTTATGATGTTTGGTTTACTTGGAGCTTGTGTTGCTTTTGTTCAAACTTCTAAACCTAAAAATAGAGCAAAAATTTTATCTATCATGCTTGCAGCTGGTTTCACAAGTTTCTTTACTGGTGTAACAGAACCTATCGAATTTGCTTTCATGTTCGTTGCTCCTATATTATACTTATTACATGCTGTTTTAACAGGAGTTTCTCTATTCTTAGCAGCTTCTTTCAACTGGATTGCAGGATTTAGTTTCTCTGGAGGATTTATTGACTTCTTCTTGTCATTAAAGAATCCAAATGCAAATAGTCCTTTCATGTTGATAATACTAGGAATTGTGCTTTTCGTAGTGTACTATTTCGTATTCTTATTCACAATTCGTATCTTCAACCTAAAAACTCCTGGTAGAGAAGATAGTGATGAAGAAGTTAAAGAAGCTGAAACTATTAAAGGTACTAATGTTGAATTAGCTGCTGCTCTTTTACCTCTTTTAGGTGGAAAAGAAAATATCGTTGAAGTGGATAACTGTACAACTAGACTTAGATTAAAAGTTAAAGACAGTGCTATTATTAATGAAAAAGAAATTAAAAAACTTGTTCCTGGAGTTTTAAAACCTTCTAAGGAAGCTGTTCAAGTAATTGTTGGACCACAAGTTGAGTTTGTTGCAACTGAATTAAAAAATTTAGTGTAA
- a CDS encoding AEC family transporter, protein MENFLLALNVVFPMFFLMMLGVILKRIKMVDERSLTVMNSLIFRVFMSTLLFLSVYNIADLSAFSAKNLKLMLYAFVSILLVLVLAWLIFVRLIADKKRLAVMIQGVYRGNFILFGLAIAGSLYGDAGLGIVSILTVVTIPTFNILAVIILEYYSGKEISRKKLIKQVSKNPLVIATVIGILFLASGIKLPKPIYKSLNDIAKIATPLAFIVLGAELKFGNMLKNMKYLIFVDFLKLVINPLISISIGKMLGFQGAEIVALLAMTACPTAVSSFTMAKEMNVDGDLAGEIVATTSLVSIATIFCWILILKSLVWI, encoded by the coding sequence ATGGAAAATTTTTTACTTGCTCTTAATGTTGTTTTTCCAATGTTTTTTTTGATGATGTTGGGAGTGATTTTGAAAAGGATTAAAATGGTAGATGAAAGAAGCTTGACTGTTATGAACTCTTTGATTTTTAGAGTTTTTATGTCAACCTTACTTTTTTTAAGTGTCTATAATATTGCAGATTTAAGTGCATTTTCAGCAAAAAACTTAAAACTTATGCTCTATGCTTTTGTAAGTATACTATTAGTGTTAGTTTTAGCTTGGTTAATTTTTGTAAGGCTTATAGCTGATAAAAAAAGACTGGCTGTTATGATTCAAGGAGTTTACAGAGGAAATTTCATATTGTTTGGACTAGCTATTGCTGGTAGCTTATATGGAGATGCCGGACTTGGTATTGTATCAATTCTGACAGTAGTTACTATTCCAACATTCAATATTTTAGCAGTTATAATTCTGGAATACTATTCTGGAAAAGAAATAAGCAGAAAAAAACTTATTAAACAAGTTTCAAAAAATCCTTTAGTTATTGCAACCGTAATAGGTATTTTATTTCTTGCAAGTGGAATAAAATTGCCAAAGCCTATTTACAAGAGCTTAAATGATATTGCCAAAATTGCAACCCCTCTTGCTTTTATTGTTTTGGGGGCAGAATTAAAGTTTGGCAATATGTTAAAAAATATGAAATATTTAATTTTTGTAGATTTTTTAAAATTAGTTATTAATCCTTTAATAAGTATAAGTATTGGGAAAATGTTGGGTTTTCAAGGGGCAGAAATTGTGGCACTACTTGCTATGACAGCTTGTCCGACAGCTGTTTCATCGTTTACAATGGCAAAAGAAATGAATGTTGATGGAGATTTAGCCGGAGAGATTGTTGCAACAACTAGTTTAGTTTCTATTGCCACTATTTTCTGTTGGATTTTGATCTTGAAAAGTTTAGTTTGGATATAA
- a CDS encoding YadA C-terminal domain-containing protein, giving the protein MNKKIKEMEKCLKGVLKRKIAVTESFLVAFMIAGFFGLSLDSKAVQEGTALATNSIAIGNESKTEKTSANSVVIGNKARAIKGPLDAVNSVAIGNDSEVNSRYAVSIGNESRANAEYTVVMGNKASAQSGFSMAIGNEAETKAQYAISIGNASKASALNSIVIGRNSKAIKTGAYTPENSIAMGYSSEVNSKYAISIGNETKANSESSIAMGSRAEASGVNSIAIGSKRENLERETDTATIANGTNAIALGGGAEAVNWSLAAGSNAKSTGGTSVAIGDRANATAKYTTAIAAGSNATSENSIAVGYGTQSTAKNSIAIGYSAKANLENSVALGARTTTTKSEGKSYLTEREFANTGSVVSVGNRRINQLEDGAKDDDAVTVRQLKAAKSKLETAADSGITVKEGELTKDGTTYTVGLDKDKVKDIAGEGVKVQAGKNIVVSAETKEHTTTYTVSLDDAIESKLNNRLDGTVSLIGEGAVKETAANNIKVEKEKNGGLVVKLSDKLTGMTSFETKNDPAGKVKIDKDGISLSKDNKPTVKIGTDGTITGLKAPEIDETTGKPKDPTAAATAGYVDQRIADVKGDVKTAIDQINRNSQRVEEVNKQAKEGIAAVAAMATLDFNDAPVGRVGVGAAIGGYRGTQAVAVGAVYGINESFKVNAKMGIPTSRAKGATYGVSATYYFDR; this is encoded by the coding sequence ATGAATAAAAAAATTAAAGAAATGGAAAAATGTTTAAAAGGAGTTTTAAAGAGAAAAATTGCAGTAACAGAGAGCTTTTTAGTGGCTTTTATGATTGCTGGATTTTTTGGATTAAGTCTGGATTCTAAAGCCGTTCAAGAAGGAACTGCATTAGCTACTAATTCAATAGCAATTGGAAATGAATCAAAAACTGAAAAAACTTCAGCAAATAGTGTTGTTATAGGAAATAAAGCAAGAGCGATAAAAGGGCCTTTAGATGCTGTAAATTCCGTAGCAATAGGGAACGATTCAGAAGTAAATTCAAGATATGCTGTTTCTATAGGTAATGAATCAAGAGCAAATGCAGAATATACTGTTGTTATGGGTAATAAAGCATCAGCACAATCTGGATTTTCTATGGCAATAGGAAATGAGGCAGAAACAAAAGCACAATATGCTATTTCTATAGGTAATGCATCAAAAGCAAGTGCATTAAATAGTATTGTTATAGGTAGAAATTCAAAAGCAATAAAAACAGGAGCTTACACTCCTGAAAATTCTATAGCAATGGGATATAGTTCAGAAGTAAATTCAAAATATGCTATTTCTATAGGTAATGAAACAAAAGCAAATTCAGAAAGTAGTATCGCTATGGGAAGTCGTGCAGAAGCATCAGGTGTAAATTCTATAGCAATAGGTTCTAAAAGAGAAAACTTAGAAAGAGAAACAGACACTGCTACTATAGCAAATGGAACAAATGCAATAGCATTAGGTGGAGGAGCAGAAGCTGTTAACTGGTCTTTAGCAGCCGGTTCAAACGCAAAATCTACTGGAGGAACTTCAGTCGCAATTGGTGACAGAGCAAATGCGACAGCTAAATATACTACGGCAATAGCAGCCGGTTCAAACGCAACAAGCGAAAATTCTATTGCAGTAGGTTATGGTACACAGTCAACAGCTAAAAATTCTATAGCAATAGGGTATTCAGCAAAAGCAAATTTAGAAAATTCTGTAGCTTTAGGTGCAAGAACAACAACAACTAAATCTGAAGGAAAATCATATTTAACTGAAAGAGAATTTGCTAATACTGGATCAGTAGTTTCAGTAGGAAACAGAAGAATTAATCAACTTGAAGATGGAGCTAAAGATGATGATGCAGTAACTGTAAGACAACTAAAAGCAGCTAAGTCAAAACTAGAAACTGCAGCCGATAGTGGAATTACTGTTAAGGAAGGTGAATTAACTAAAGATGGAACAACATACACTGTTGGATTAGACAAAGATAAAGTTAAGGATATAGCTGGAGAAGGGGTAAAAGTCCAAGCTGGGAAAAATATAGTAGTATCTGCAGAGACTAAAGAGCATACAACGACATATACAGTAAGTCTAGATGATGCAATTGAAAGCAAACTTAATAATAGGTTAGATGGGACTGTAAGCTTAATAGGTGAAGGAGCTGTTAAAGAGACAGCGGCAAATAATATTAAAGTTGAGAAAGAAAAAAATGGTGGATTAGTTGTAAAACTTTCTGATAAATTAACTGGAATGACAAGCTTTGAAACTAAAAATGATCCAGCTGGAAAAGTTAAGATTGATAAAGATGGAATCTCACTATCAAAAGATAATAAACCTACTGTAAAAATAGGGACAGATGGAACTATAACAGGACTTAAAGCTCCTGAAATTGATGAAACAACAGGAAAACCTAAAGATCCAACAGCAGCAGCAACAGCTGGATATGTTGATCAAAGAATAGCAGATGTTAAAGGCGATGTAAAAACTGCAATTGATCAAATAAACAGAAACTCTCAAAGAGTTGAAGAAGTTAACAAACAAGCAAAAGAAGGTATAGCAGCAGTAGCAGCTATGGCAACTTTAGACTTCAATGATGCCCCTGTAGGAAGAGTTGGAGTTGGAGCAGCAATTGGTGGATACAGAGGAACTCAAGCAGTAGCAGTCGGAGCAGTTTATGGAATAAATGAAAGCTTCAAAGTTAATGCTAAAATGGGAATACCAACTTCAAGAGCAAAAGGAGCAACTTATGGTGTAAGTGCAACTTATTACTTTGATAGATAA
- a CDS encoding ClC family H(+)/Cl(-) exchange transporter, whose product MEKQSNTKDTVEKLQSGNASLYFACLLVGILTGVIVSLYRWSLEKIGVIRKAYFSDITLEHPISLLKIWLVFIVVGLVVNYLFKKFPKTSGSGIPQVKGLILGRIDYQNWWKELFSKFTAGVLGIGAGLSLGREGPSVQLGSYVAYGLAKILKKDTTERNYMITSGSSAGLAGAFGAPLAGVMFSIEEIHKYLTGKLLICVFTASIVSDFIGRRFFGVQTSFDIAIKYPLGINPYFQFFLYVIFGVIIAFFGKLFTVSLIKSQDLFVGIKLPREIKVSFIMTLSFVLCFVLPEVTGGGHSLVESLIHSKTAIYTLIIIFILKLFFTTFCYSTGFAGGIFLPMLVLGALIGKIFGEVVDMISQTGPDFVVHCIVLGMAAYFVAVVRAPITGAILILEMTGSFHLLLAIATVAIVSFFVTEFLEQDPVYDILYDRMKKDDNIKDEENHKKITIEVPIMVESLIDGKMVSEVIWPEDVLVISIVRNGIEKIPKGRTVMMAGDILILLLPENRVSEVKEKLMKQTLVD is encoded by the coding sequence ATGGAAAAACAGAGTAATACAAAGGATACTGTTGAAAAGTTACAGAGTGGAAATGCCAGTCTTTATTTTGCTTGTTTGTTGGTTGGAATATTAACAGGAGTTATAGTTTCATTGTATAGATGGAGCTTAGAAAAAATAGGAGTAATAAGAAAGGCATATTTTTCTGATATCACATTAGAACATCCTATATCTTTATTAAAAATATGGCTTGTATTTATTGTAGTTGGATTAGTAGTAAATTATTTATTTAAAAAATTTCCTAAAACATCTGGAAGTGGTATTCCTCAAGTAAAAGGATTAATTTTAGGTAGAATAGATTATCAAAATTGGTGGAAAGAACTTTTTTCAAAATTTACAGCAGGGGTACTAGGAATAGGAGCAGGGTTATCTCTAGGAAGAGAAGGGCCATCTGTTCAACTGGGTTCTTATGTTGCTTACGGACTTGCAAAAATTCTAAAAAAAGATACAACTGAAAGAAATTACATGATAACAAGTGGGTCAAGTGCAGGACTTGCAGGAGCCTTTGGTGCACCACTTGCAGGAGTTATGTTTAGCATAGAAGAAATACACAAGTACTTAACTGGAAAACTTTTAATTTGTGTTTTCACAGCAAGTATAGTTTCTGATTTTATTGGAAGAAGATTTTTTGGTGTACAAACATCTTTTGATATTGCAATAAAATATCCCTTAGGAATAAATCCATATTTTCAATTTTTCTTGTATGTTATATTTGGAGTAATTATTGCATTTTTTGGAAAGCTATTTACTGTATCTTTGATAAAAAGTCAAGATTTATTTGTAGGAATAAAACTTCCTAGGGAAATAAAAGTATCTTTTATTATGACATTGTCATTTGTACTTTGTTTTGTTTTACCAGAAGTTACAGGTGGAGGACATAGTCTAGTAGAAAGTCTTATACATAGTAAGACTGCAATTTATACATTAATTATTATTTTTATATTAAAATTATTTTTTACGACATTTTGTTATTCAACAGGTTTTGCCGGAGGAATATTTTTACCAATGCTTGTATTGGGAGCTTTAATAGGTAAAATATTCGGAGAAGTTGTGGATATGATATCTCAAACAGGACCGGATTTTGTAGTTCATTGTATAGTCTTAGGAATGGCGGCATACTTTGTAGCTGTTGTAAGAGCGCCTATAACAGGAGCTATACTTATACTGGAAATGACAGGTAGTTTTCATCTGTTGTTAGCAATAGCAACTGTTGCAATAGTTTCATTTTTTGTAACAGAATTTTTAGAACAAGATCCAGTTTACGATATTTTATATGATAGAATGAAAAAAGATGATAATATTAAAGATGAAGAAAATCATAAGAAAATAACTATTGAAGTGCCAATAATGGTGGAGTCTTTAATAGATGGAAAAATGGTATCGGAAGTAATATGGCCTGAAGATGTTTTGGTGATTTC